A DNA window from Calliphora vicina chromosome 1, idCalVici1.1, whole genome shotgun sequence contains the following coding sequences:
- the LOC135949006 gene encoding short coiled-coil protein B, which produces MSLIDKLQEQEPIPLADDDPQVIINDDDQRSNIPNGHSMDSLRSSFTNRSSTPDSHNSLDPEISPDEKEEKARLITQVLELQNTLDDLSQRVDSVKEENLKLRSENQVLGQYIENLMSASSVFQSTSPNSKKK; this is translated from the exons atgtCACTAATCGATAAATTACAAGAACAAGAGCCAATACCATTGGCCGATGATGATCCACAGG TTATCATTAACGATGATGATCAACGTTCAAACATTCCCAATGGTCATTCAATGGATTCTCTAAGGTCCTCCTTTACTAATCGCAGTTCTACCCCTGACTCGCACAATTCTTTAGACCCGGAAATTAGTCCAGATGAAAAAGAGGAGAAAGCGCGTTTAATTACCCAAGTATTGGAGTTACAAAATACTCTAGATGATTTGTCGCAACGTGTCGACTCGGTTAAAGAAGAGAATCTTAAATTGCGTTCAGAAAATCAAGTTTTGGGTCAATATATAGAGAATCTTATGTCTGCATCATCAGTATTTCAATCTACtagtccaaattcaaaaaagAAGTAA
- the mrt gene encoding zinc finger E-box-binding homeobox 1, translating to MIIRRQLYANNKLKKVHDSGMEFKPVYKKLMQPGSTSASTPIVRDVEDLLRPIQLPKHHSDHDEMLQSQASKERTERNLWRNDEVMEMLYTMQQVKALEKLNDKTVKSENVFKDVEVIMHRNGFVKKSHVQIWTKWKFLKSTYMTSRRNRVIPRMVPPQIYDTIHKMITGLNQTMNDSCSSVDGDASSVSGMVISGVEGGVSDVGVTNEDDDDSFGMAHPIFGFRLGMVKSEPEDTGYEAVETNGSNASDKDPLEEELSSSKSNQQVKEEDNTSEPKTSKESEPVARLLEVPHRGRGRPPKNPPTATSTPVSTPSPATKPAQMPPLRVAPFAKAIHSANAIAPNRPPPPLTMPPTPRIRVTNLSNLKNGDPVKFAQPKLIPKPTHQEQSAAMQPVRLAKETSTRSSSTPSPSYPKMKQIPMRKTPYSLRPDRAIPDLEASLSPPPPPIEKPSNKRLEELPTTKHVIMQNSSNNLQNNAYRKRRIDWPDPVPGKQAKFSNSMNEERNTPITNNAGDDQNYGKVLQNVIIDLSSSLRKMQTEMMRDFFNKQNELLEREHRFQMQQDHMIMKAFQEQTQEIMHSVKQLVGSIKTNKNELQHERKENKKEAKKSNGKTQMQQKHVQELEEEIDEDHIQAHDIDENEIDDEEHDQEHVADHEMEQDAEDVYTDGEEQQDQIEDQGENDQEENDINSGEEQEDDEDNEQQHEEEEQSQSADEQQENGLTAEEQDNSNDSVDEQNPLRTVSSEINED from the exons ATGATTATTCGAAGGCAACTATATGccaataataaattgaaaaaggtTCACGATTCTGGTATGGAATTCAAACCAGTTTATAAGAAATTAATGCAACCTGGTTCCACATCGGCTAGCACCCCCATTGTGCGAGATGTTGAAGACCTTCTCAGACCAATTCAGCTACCAAAACACCATAGTGATCATGATGAAATGCTACAGAGTCAGGCGTCAAAGGAACGCACAGAACGAAATCTCTGGCGTAACGATGAGGTTATGGAAATGTTGTATACGATGCAACAGGTGAAAGCTCTGGAAAAACTAAATGACAAAACGGTGAAAAGTGAAAATGTCTTTAAAGATGTTGAGGTGATAATGCACAGAAACGGTTTTGTTAAAAAGTCCCATGTCCAGATATGGACAaagtggaaatttttaaaaagtacttacatgACTTCGAGACGTAATAGGGTAATACCTCGAATGGTACCTCCACAAATTTATGATACAATACATAAAATGATAACCGGTCTAAATCAAACCATGAATGATTCCTGCAGTTCGGTGGATGGCGATGCTTCGAGTGTCAGTGGTATGGTTATAAGTGGCGTAGAAGGCGGTGTTTCAGACGTTGGCGTAACAAATGAAGACGATGATGATAGCTTTGGCATGGCACATCCTATATTTGGCTTTCGTTTAGGCATGGTTAAGTCAGAACCAGAAGATACAG GTTATGAAGCTGTTGAAACCAATGGTTCTAATGCCTCCGACAAAGATCCTTTGGAAGAAGAATTATCATCCTCCAAGTCCAATCAACAGGTTAAAGAAGAGGACAACACTTCTGAACCCAAAACCAGCAAAGAATCAGAACCGGTAGCAAGGCTTTTAGAAGTACCACATCGTGGTAGAGGAAGACCGCCTAAAAATCCACCCACAGCTACATCAACGCCCGTTAGTACACCCTCACCTGCAACAAAACCAGCACAAATGCCACCATTGAGAGTAGCACCTTTCGCTAAAGCTATTCATTCGGCAAATGCTATCGCACCCAACAGACCGCCACCGCCACTAACAATGCCGCCAACGCCGCGCATTCGTGTaacaaatttgtcaaatttaaaaaatggagaTCCCGTCAAATTTGCCCAACCCAAACTAATACCCAAACCTACACACCAAGAACAATCAGCAGCAATGCAACCTGTTCGTTTGGCCAAAGAGACGTCAACACGATCATCGTCAACTCCTTCGCCCAGTTATcctaaaatgaaacaaataccAATGCGTAAGACTCCTTATTCCTTAAGACCTGACAGGGCTATACCCGATTTAGAAGCATCATTATCCCCGCCTCCGCCTCCCATAGAGAAACCATCTAACAAAAGGTTGGAAGAATTGCCCACCACCAAGCACGTGATAATGCAGAATAGCTCCAATAACTTGCAAAATAATGCCTATCGAAAAAGACGTATCGATTGGCCAGATCCAGTACCCGGTAAACAAGCTAAATTTAGCAATAGCATGAACGAAGAGAGGAATACCCCAATAACGAATAATGCAGGCGATGACCAAAATTATGGCAAAGTATTGCAAAATGTTATAATCGATTTGAGTTCTTCGCTGCGTAAAATGCAAACCGAAATGATGCGTGATttctttaataaacaaaatgaattacttgAAAGGGAGCACAGATTCCAAATGCAACAGGATCACATGATAATGAAAGCATTCCAAGAGCAAACTCAAGAAATAATGCATTCCGTTAAACAGCTGGTGGGCTctataaaaaccaacaaaaatgaGCTACAACATGaacgaaaagaaaataaaaaagaggCTAAAAAATCAAATGGAAAAACTCAAATGCAACAGAAGCATGTCCAAGAACTGGAAGAGGAAATAGATGAAGATCATATACAAGCTCATGATATTGACGAAAACGAAATAGATGATGAAGAACATGATCAAGAACACGTAGCCGATCATGAAATGGAACAAGATGCAGAAGATGTTTATACAGATGGTGAGGAACAACAAGATCAAATCGAAGATCAAGGGGAAAATGATCAGGAAGAAAACGATATTAATTCTGGTGAAGAACAGGAAGATGATGAAGATAACGAACAACAGCATGAAGAAGAAGAACAATCTCAATCGGCAGATGAGCAGCAAGAAAATGGTCTGACGGCTGAGGAACAAGATAATAGCAATGATTCAGTTGATGAACAGAATCCTTTACGTACGGTATCCAGTGAAATTAATGAAGattaa
- the LOC135959922 gene encoding cysteine-rich hydrophobic domain-containing protein 2 has translation MSMADFDAIYEDDQLEEHYEEQTVPPGPEPIVIRGAGNMTVFGLSNRFNTEFPSGLVSRVAPEEFKATIGRINGILKKTLPVNVKWLFCGCVCCCCTLGCSLWPVICLSKRTQITLDKLLEWENSHLYHKLGLHWRLHKQQCDSNSMMEYVILIEFIPKTPIYRPD, from the exons ATGTCAATGGCTGATTTCGATGCAATTTATGAGGATGATCAATTGGAGGAACATTATGAAGAGCAAACCGTTCCTCCTGGACCAGAACCCATAGTGATACGTGGGGCTGGTAACATGACAGT ATTTGGTTTAAGTAATCGTTTCAATACAGAATTTCCCTCTGGCCTAGTATCACGAGTAGCGCCTGAAGAGTTCAAAGCCACAATTGGTCGCATTAAtggtattttaaagaaaaccttACCTGTTAATGTGAAATGGCTGTTTTGTGGCTGTGTCTGCTGCTGTTGTACCCTGGGCTGTTCCCTATGGCCCGTGATATgtctaagtaaaaga ACACAAATAACATTGGATAAATTACTGGAATGGGAGAATAGTCATTTGTATCATAAACTTGGTTTACATTGGCGCTTGCATAAACAACAATGTGATTCAAATTCCATGATGGAATATGTCATCTTAATTGAGTTTATACCGAAAACGCCTATTTATAGACCGGATTAA